GAGGTTTGAAATCTCATGGAGGTAGCACAAAGTCCTAAAACATCTTTCTCCATTATTTAAACCtaccattctctctctctctctctctctctcacacacacacacacattatgtatattttgtgtgtgtgtgtgtattcttTAAATAAGTTTCACCATGTTACATCTAATATGATTTCattcttttccaatttttatgtGAGAAGttgatttctttaaataaaagacAAGTATGGAAATTAAGAAGTGGAATATAATCAGTTTAATAAAGCTAGATTCTGTGTACTGTAGGTAGAGGCTGTACAAGATAATATGGTTCTTCTCTCTGGTGTGGATCTGGTTGATGGGACAGTAAGTTTTCCACTGTTTGTCTTTGCCAGCCACACTAATTTAGACTCTGGCTTTCTTTGCTTGTTTCTTTGGTATAATTTTAAAGTAAATGCATCTATATGTGATGTTGATGATTTAAATCACAAAGTCAAGCtcattgtttaattttatttacagCCCGTGCTTGATATCAAACCTTATCTACCATACTGTGATAGCATTGAAGGAGCAAGAGTGCCGAAGTGGGTATCGGTATTATCTCCTCTAGTTCTTTAGCAACCACATACTGTATGATACTAACTTTTCCTTTGAGAGTGAAAGCTATATTGAAGATTAAAATCGTCTATCTAATATTGGCTCAGAGTTTGCTTTTCCCCCTTTTTCCCCTTCCAACACACACCCCCCCCAGCTTTTTGTTTTGGTAATGCATTATTGGTAATTCCTTTTTGTTGTCAATTGACATTTTTGTATTCACAGGGGGACAATCTGTTAGCAGTGGCTTCTGTTAGCTTCTCTGAGGACTTCCCTTACACTCTTGCTGAGTGTTGGGTTAAAACAGTGAGTGGTTTAATGTtctgcttgaaattttttttgtattatatgGTGGGATGGTTTAGAATATTCTTAATATTCTTTACTAGCATTTGGGCAcattatgatatttttattattctatatacTTGCATTTGGGCACATGGATTGCATGGCTGACTACCacatacaaaaaattatatgaattaaaaataaaataaaaaaattttgcagtaTCTTTTCTGCATTGATTTATTATGCAGATAGGCGACAACTTGAGCTAAAATAATACAATATTTTGCAGCCAATTAGGAAATCATAGGGAAGAATGTCATACAAGAATCAGGATTTAAATTGAGATAGGACTATGTCGATCAAAAGTCATTATGGTTCCAGAAGCCACATCGGGCTAACAGCAGTAGCTGCATTTTAACTGCTAAGCATGTGTTGGCCATGCTTTGGCTTGTAGTCCCAAAAATgtcccctattttttttttcaataatatgtAAGGCACCACCATTCCTTGAATCAACCTCTCCAAAAATAAGACTATCTACCAACCGGCCCTCCCAGACCCCGCATAAGCAGGAGCCTTGTGCACTGGatatgtcttcttttttttctttttctttttttatgtaagGCACCACCATTCTCCTTgtgtataaaattttcaaaaaagaaaaagaaaaaaagaagaataatacAGGATgcaaataagaagaaaaacaatataGTAGTTTGCCcttcaaaataaaacattaattCCATTGAAATAAGTGGGGCTTGAGGTAAAAGACATGCCAGGTTTACTACCACTAACATCCTCTTTCAACCATTaatgcttatatatataaagacatGCGAGGTTTATAAGTAATGCTTATGGCCATTTCTCCACACAACCTCACTAAATGTTCTACTTATTCTGACAATAGGATAGGCACAGTCTTcagtaatttttgaaaatacataATTGTGGAACAGATTGATGTTATGATGACTGTCCAAAGTAATAAGAGAAACTAATTATTCTAGCCTGAAATTATCTTATTCTTAGGTGCGAACTGATCTCTTGTAGATACATCATCTTGCTAATTGCAGGGTAGATGTTATTGGTGTTACTACAAATCATCAAATGTTCCCATTGGTGATTTCTAGAGGTTTCTTTGACTACTTGTTTCCATCTATGAAAGGATACATGATTGCCAggagaaaaaatggaaaaaaaattaataataatttttttcctttttctcttcttttctactATATAATAATAGAATATCAGTTGTGGCTTCCCAACATATACAATGTTTAAGAATTGATCAAGCGAACAGTAGCTAGAACTTTATCTCAGTCAAATCTATATGACACATCTATTGATATTACTTAGCAAAAAAACCAATCACCAATTAGCCTATGGTGTGGGGGTAATAACTAAGAAATATCAGTGGTAGAGTTTGGAACacattgattattttaataCTGATATGGACAGCATTCATCCAGTTTAGGTGCTACTTGGGGCCTGGATTTTATATtgtttgtaaattaaaaaatggatgaagaaaatgagaaaaaaaaaagatgattagAAAGTTCATTAACTAAAACTCATTCAGCCTGGCTATATGGCATGagtagacctttttttttttatagaggcATGGGAAGACCTTACGCCTACACTAGTTCAAGAAATAATCTCTCCACCCTTTTTCCCTGAAGTAGTAGATTATGTATGTACCTATGTATCTTACTTTCTTCTACTGCATCATATCAATGTAGTTAATTggcattttgttttgatattaaCCTCTGCCTTTTTATgcttctaatttttatttaaatattgtgatcCTTTTTTTCCAGGAAAAGAAGTCACTTTATGCATCACCAGATGAGTTCCAAAGTTTAATAAAGCAGGTGCTTTCATGGGATATTCGGTCACTGGCTCAGAGAAATCGACCTCATGACTATCGTGTTGAGACAGAAAATGGTATAGCATTGGGTAATACCTCTGATTCAGACAGTTACCAAGATGAGAAAGCATCTACCCACATAACTGATCAGGCTTCTCCTATTGAGGAAATAATTTATCACTTGAGTTTGGAAGGACTAGATGTTTCATATAGAATTGATTGCAATGGAAATGTCCTTGTTGAGAAAGTCACAATTTCATCTGATGTCCCAGACAATCATCAAAAGCGCTGCAATTACTCAGAATGGAGTGACAAACTTAGGTTTCATAAAGGTCTTTGAGACCCGATGTTGTTTCATTACTTAGAATTCTTTTTGTCAACTTCCTAACAAGTTTGATTTccaaatattttgtgaaatgaGTGGCTACCCAAGCAATTTTTAGCTGAATGCAAGGCCTGGGAATAGCATTTTGGTTATATTACCGGCCAcagttttattttcattctaatttcaattattagAAGCTGGGAGCCTGGGTACCTTTATTGGTTCATAggtttcttattttattttttttctttgagtgcTGCTtcattgttttttatatttttattttttgggtctaGCTGTATCATTGTTCTTGTGAAGACCTAAACTAGTATCCATTGGAGAGTAGGGTCGAGTTCATGTGGCAGAGGTGATGGTTTAACTATTCTCTGGGATGACAATTTGGAGCTCTATGTTAACAGCTACTCCCAAGCAGGCAACAGCACATCGATGCCTCGGTGCCCAGTGCTATTAGCAAGGCTAACGGGTTTCCATGCTCATTTTGATACATTCAGAAGGAAAGAATCATGCGCCTTGTTATAGTACTTGAGCTCAATTAATAAATGTCCTTGGCTGTGCATAAGGGGGCTCCAATGAAATCTTGGTTAAAGTGGGAAGTCTAGTATGGATCAATGACCATGATGGCAGATGAATGCATTCATAGATGCCATTTACAAGTGCCACCCACATGACCTAAGTTCCAAGTTTCACCATTCACATTAAATCCTTAGACTACTATATTTGGAGTTTTAAATAgtttagttttaaaatattatcaactccctatttcctttattttttctttcttacatTTATCTTTTCAATATTGTTCCTTACACAATTTTAACCGCATAATGAATTACTTTCATTTTTAACTATTTAATGATGAAGATGGtagtgtttaaataataataataattttttaaaggaagaaTGTAATTTGGGTGGAGCTCCATTGTTTGTCCTATTgtacaatatcatttttatatggcaattttaaacaaactatATTGCAATCTTAAACTATGGTATCTCATATCCATTTTTGAAAAGTAGTATGTAATTTGGGTGGGGCTTTTCATTTGGGACTTAAGCAAATGTCTAAGTCCTCCAAATGGAGGGAAGAGGTTCATAGTTTGTCTTATTgtacaatatcatttttatatggcaattttaaaacaaattatattGCAATCTTAAACTATGGTATCTCATatccatttttaaaaagtagtaTGTAATTTGGGTGGGGCTTTTCATATGGGTACTTAAGCAATTGTCTAAGTCCTCCAAGTGGAGGGAAGAGGTTCAGAGTTTGTCCTATTGTacaatatcacttttttatggcaattttaaacaaactgTATTGCAATCTTAAACTATTGTatctcatataaattttttaacaatagtATGTAACTTGGGTAGGGCTTTCCATTTGGGTACTTACGCAGTTGTCTTaagtctcccaagtgaaagggaGAGCTACATAGTTTGTCCTATTGcacaatatcatttttatgtggcaattttaaacaaactatATTGCAATCATAAACTATTGTCTCTCATATCCAGTTTTCTTGGAAAAGTGGTTcatgttttaaataaaaaaagaaaacaaagaaagaaacattttgctttcttttatatatatatatattgatgagtaTCGTTCATCCATGATCCAACTACACTAATCAACCCAGAAAGGACTCTCATCTCATAGCGTCCAACCAAGATCGTCCAATTGAGAAGTGGCCAAAGATAGAAGGATGGGAACCCAGTATGGAAAGGTGCGGTTTCTCAAACTGAGGTCCATGATTCTTGCTTCACCAACCCACCATCTCCAGTCATAGGCATAAATCTTGAGATTCTACCCTTCCATTGATACCACAACACCCATTACACCACAACAGCACAACTCTAGTAAATGGAAGAAATAAAAGATCCTTtgcatcatcatatatatttcTATCATTTACCAAATAAAagtctttcatttttttcatcaaacgtctctctctccaaattattcattcttttttctctttcccttaAACTTATTCTCAATTGTCAAATGTtagataaataaattcatttgatttatttctatatattatgctttatatatttaattgtcTACAAACACATATGGAAATTGTGTCAAACTTCCTCTCCCATTTGTACAAGTCGACATGCTTAATTCGTATTAACCAATCCAACACTTCCAatagtatttactatttagtgtCTTTTCATTTGTTACTGTCATTCTTTACCTCCAATTTGTGTTGTTTATccttctcaaacaaaaaaaatttgtgttgtttataactctttttttaaaggaaaaattatatttttaattaagagAATTTCAAACTAAGCCCCTCacattcaaaaatttcaaattaaatcctagactttaaaaaatgtttcaatTTAAACCATAAACTCATtatgttattaatgaaaaacaCTTATACAAAATAACATTGTgtagtttagactttagagtaAAATATGTTCATATATAATAGACACATTTGTTCATCATATGGTACTGTTTGATTAGAAACTTGTGAAAATATcaggtttaaatttgaaattgattcCTAAACTATGAGATTTAAACTGTAATATACTCAGAATAAAGGTGATTGCTCAAATAATAAAGCACATTAAAAGAGAATCAATCCAG
This DNA window, taken from Quercus robur chromosome 2, dhQueRobu3.1, whole genome shotgun sequence, encodes the following:
- the LOC126715740 gene encoding uncharacterized protein LOC126715740, with amino-acid sequence MASSQSSKFLTLTATITLALAAALSASTALSFYMWKRKSRSLESKVVELEKSLKSSMDKCCAERQGRIRAQQALRKGLAHPQANNLELSAYPMAPIGIIQSCYSTRNGTPRQPLLVPLARACLIFDPSRVPPASLEGLKEYSHCWIIYVFHLNTNLENLWKQPSKSRFKAKVRVPRLKGGRMGVFATRSPHRPCPIGLTVAKVEAVQDNMVLLSGVDLVDGTPVLDIKPYLPYCDSIEGARVPKWVSGDNLLAVASVSFSEDFPYTLAECWVKTEKKSLYASPDEFQSLIKQVLSWDIRSLAQRNRPHDYRVETENGIALGNTSDSDSYQDEKASTHITDQASPIEEIIYHLSLEGLDVSYRIDCNGNVLVEKVTISSDVPDNHQKRCNYSEWSDKLRFHKGL